In one window of Pleomorphomonas sp. T1.2MG-36 DNA:
- a CDS encoding glutamine synthetase family protein — translation MSAVKIAEVAEAEAFLAANPDVVQFECFLTDCSGVQRGKMLRRSELLGAYRVGRPLPCSVLSLDIKGADVEGTGLLWEQGDADRMCRPVAGTLVRSPWRETPTAQFILTSFEGDGAGSASDPRHALARVVDEAQALGLRPVTAVELEFYLLDGRAAAEGRVMPPAAPNGFRQADLQAYLVQDLSDFSGFLEAVYAAAEVAGLPARTLISEYSPGQFEIVLEHRDDALRAADDAILWKRLVKGVAERHGLTATFMAKPYEAFAGSGAHFHVSLCDETGKNLFAGSEPEGNALLRHAIAGLEATMAESMAIFAPNANSYRRFKPNSYAPLGPAWAIDNRSVPIRVTGGPPQTRHLEQRVAGADANPYLALATVIAGMIEGIEAGREPSKPITGNGYAQVPPSLPRFWPEALRRARDSEFLKRRLGERLVDIYLTIKEAECDRFFAEVSDRDIHWYLRLA, via the coding sequence ATGTCCGCCGTCAAGATCGCCGAGGTCGCGGAGGCCGAGGCTTTCCTCGCCGCCAATCCCGACGTCGTCCAGTTCGAGTGCTTCCTGACCGATTGCTCGGGCGTGCAACGCGGCAAAATGCTGCGCCGGTCCGAGCTGCTCGGTGCCTATCGCGTAGGCCGGCCGCTGCCCTGCTCGGTTTTGTCGCTCGATATAAAGGGAGCCGACGTGGAGGGAACCGGGCTGCTGTGGGAACAGGGCGATGCGGATCGCATGTGCCGCCCGGTTGCGGGCACTCTCGTCCGGTCGCCCTGGCGGGAGACGCCCACCGCCCAATTCATCCTCACGTCCTTCGAAGGCGACGGTGCGGGCTCGGCCAGCGACCCGCGCCATGCGCTGGCACGCGTCGTCGACGAGGCACAAGCGCTCGGTCTTCGGCCGGTGACTGCCGTCGAACTGGAGTTCTATCTTCTCGACGGCCGCGCGGCGGCCGAGGGTAGGGTGATGCCGCCGGCGGCACCGAACGGTTTCCGTCAGGCCGATCTTCAGGCTTATCTCGTTCAGGATCTGTCCGATTTCTCTGGATTCCTCGAGGCGGTCTATGCCGCCGCCGAGGTTGCCGGCCTGCCGGCGCGCACGTTGATCTCCGAGTATTCGCCCGGCCAGTTCGAGATCGTGCTGGAACATCGTGACGACGCGCTGCGTGCCGCCGACGACGCCATCCTGTGGAAGCGGCTCGTCAAGGGCGTGGCCGAGCGCCATGGCCTCACAGCCACTTTCATGGCCAAGCCCTACGAGGCTTTCGCCGGCTCCGGCGCCCACTTCCATGTCAGCCTGTGCGACGAAACCGGCAAAAATCTCTTCGCGGGCAGCGAACCAGAGGGCAATGCCCTTCTCCGCCACGCCATCGCCGGCCTCGAAGCGACCATGGCCGAGAGCATGGCGATCTTCGCCCCGAACGCCAACAGTTACAGGCGCTTCAAACCCAACTCCTACGCCCCTTTGGGGCCGGCCTGGGCGATCGACAACCGCTCGGTGCCGATCCGCGTCACCGGCGGACCGCCGCAAACGCGTCATCTCGAGCAGCGCGTGGCCGGCGCCGACGCCAACCCCTATCTTGCGCTCGCCACGGTGATCGCCGGCATGATCGAGGGCATCGAGGCGGGGCGCGAACCGTCGAAGCCGATCACCGGCAACGGGTATGCGCAAGTTCCGCCGTCGTTGCCGCGCTTCTGGCCGGAAGCGCTTCGGCGGGCTCGCGACTCCGAGTTTCTGAAGCGCCGGCTCGGAGAGCGGCTGGTCGATATCTATCTCACCATCAAGGAAGCGGAATGCGACCGTTTCTTCGCCGAGGTGAGCGATCGCGACATTCACTGGTACCTGAGGCTGGCGTGA
- a CDS encoding alpha/beta hydrolase, which translates to MRFRFALLLPILFLAACAGSRPDGGALEVTAAPAPEATEHELLVAATRERATSGPAMFNGERASRLDFADLEISVPPSHKTGDIEWPSPLPGDPKKQFVARSLDYVDGADAFEKRLAARVAALPKGRRSIAVIVHGFNTDFDEAVFRATQIVHDTGFDGVPVLFTWASRGSVFDYVYDRDSATIARDGLEELLRIAAKSGVEDLYVFAHSMGNWATIEALRQAKIAGDGDFGGKLRTVVLAAPDIDVDVFKSEMQVIGRPKYPFVLFSSSDDQALWLSGLIAGEKPRLGAYTEDKKAIADLGVIVIDLSATEANDRLAHNKFAVVLPDFVNKLGDRLRRGDRLATAQGSFTETARGLTGSLGSLVGTTAGAVVTLPAYLLTLPVRVVTR; encoded by the coding sequence ATGCGCTTCCGTTTTGCTCTCCTTCTGCCCATTCTTTTCCTCGCCGCCTGTGCCGGATCGCGGCCCGACGGCGGCGCCCTTGAGGTGACGGCGGCGCCGGCGCCTGAAGCAACGGAGCATGAACTGCTGGTGGCCGCGACACGAGAACGAGCGACGTCGGGGCCGGCGATGTTCAACGGCGAGCGGGCGAGTCGCCTCGATTTCGCCGATCTCGAGATCTCGGTGCCGCCAAGCCACAAAACCGGCGATATCGAATGGCCATCTCCGCTGCCAGGCGATCCGAAGAAACAGTTCGTGGCCCGTTCGCTCGACTATGTCGATGGCGCCGACGCCTTCGAAAAGCGCCTTGCCGCGCGGGTTGCCGCGCTGCCGAAGGGCCGTCGCTCGATCGCGGTCATCGTCCACGGTTTCAACACCGATTTCGACGAGGCGGTGTTTCGCGCCACGCAGATCGTTCACGATACCGGCTTCGACGGTGTGCCGGTGCTGTTCACCTGGGCATCGCGCGGCTCGGTGTTCGACTATGTCTACGACCGCGACAGCGCCACCATCGCCCGCGACGGTCTGGAAGAGCTGTTGCGCATCGCCGCCAAAAGCGGCGTCGAAGACCTGTATGTCTTCGCCCATTCCATGGGGAACTGGGCAACCATTGAGGCGTTGCGCCAGGCCAAGATCGCCGGTGACGGCGATTTCGGTGGCAAGCTGCGCACGGTGGTTCTGGCCGCGCCCGATATCGACGTCGACGTCTTCAAGTCGGAAATGCAGGTGATCGGCCGGCCAAAATACCCATTCGTGCTGTTTTCCTCGTCCGACGACCAGGCGCTCTGGCTGTCCGGTCTGATCGCCGGCGAGAAGCCGCGCCTCGGAGCCTATACCGAAGACAAGAAAGCCATTGCCGATCTGGGCGTCATCGTCATCGATCTCTCGGCCACCGAAGCCAACGACAGGCTGGCGCACAACAAGTTCGCCGTGGTCCTGCCCGACTTCGTCAACAAGCTCGGCGACCGCCTGAGACGGGGCGATCGGTTGGCAACGGCGCAGGGTAGCTTCACCGAAACGGCGCGGGGTTTGACCGGTTCGTTAGGCAGCCTCGTCGGTACCACGGCGGGCGCCGTCGTAACCCTGCCGGCCTATCTCCTGACGCTTCCGGTTCGGGTGGTGACTCGCTGA
- a CDS encoding helix-turn-helix domain-containing protein, whose amino-acid sequence MTPFGARLREIREARGMTLKSMAAAIGVSPAYLSALEHGRRGRPTWDLLQRIIGHLNVIWDEADELERLADLSHPRIVIDTEGLTPKATELANRLAECIRSLDEERLDQLIDLVGKR is encoded by the coding sequence ATGACCCCGTTCGGCGCCCGCCTGCGTGAGATTCGCGAGGCGCGCGGCATGACGTTGAAGTCGATGGCGGCAGCGATCGGCGTATCGCCGGCTTACCTGTCGGCGCTCGAGCACGGTCGGCGCGGCCGCCCCACCTGGGATCTCCTGCAACGGATCATCGGGCATCTCAACGTCATCTGGGACGAAGCCGACGAGCTCGAACGGCTGGCCGACCTGTCGCATCCCCGTATCGTCATCGACACCGAGGGGCTCACCCCAAAGGCAACGGAACTTGCCAACCGACTTGCGGAATGCATCCGCAGCCTCGACGAAGAGCGGCTCGATCAGCTGATCGACCTCGTCGGCAAACGCTGA
- a CDS encoding Smr/MutS family protein, whose product MSRRKGRSLAPEEEELWRAVKKTVTPFLPEKVTLPPPAALAAQPEAQRSLVPLQPTVSPAPSAKPALPKLHPFGKRERQAVNRGRTAIDGRLDLHGYRQDEAHARLSGFLSYAQSMGWKVVLVITGKGRPGGDFQSLHDHERGVLRRVVPLWLSLPEFRRVVLGYEDAGPVHGGDGALYIRIRKRK is encoded by the coding sequence ATGTCCCGCCGCAAAGGCCGATCGCTCGCTCCCGAGGAGGAAGAACTCTGGCGAGCGGTGAAGAAGACCGTGACGCCATTTCTTCCCGAAAAGGTCACACTGCCACCACCGGCGGCGCTCGCGGCACAGCCCGAGGCGCAACGATCTCTAGTGCCGTTGCAGCCGACCGTCTCTCCCGCTCCGTCTGCCAAGCCCGCGCTGCCGAAGCTGCACCCGTTCGGCAAGCGCGAGCGACAGGCCGTCAATCGCGGCCGTACGGCCATCGATGGCCGGCTCGACCTGCACGGCTACCGGCAGGACGAGGCCCATGCCCGCCTTTCGGGCTTTCTATCCTACGCGCAGTCCATGGGCTGGAAGGTGGTTCTGGTGATTACCGGAAAGGGGCGCCCGGGCGGGGACTTCCAGAGCCTGCACGATCATGAGCGTGGCGTGTTGCGGCGTGTCGTGCCACTCTGGCTGAGCCTGCCGGAGTTTCGCCGGGTCGTGCTGGGTTATGAGGACGCAGGGCCGGTACACGGCGGTGATGGCGCGCTCTACATACGGATCCGCAAGAGGAAGTAG
- the mltA gene encoding murein transglycosylase A, protein MADVFSAARLVAVDFIDLPGWADDDHAAAFAAFRRSAIRLAAKSPTTKELGPDSAALVREGKAAIALGEGIEQAEARTFFETHFRPFRVEPNSGEGFVTGFFEPEVDARLQPSLAFPVPLLAPPRGLREIGADDDRRNLDPTLTWALEDEQGRLAACPNRRAIMAGVLDGRARPIAYVGSAVEAFFIHVQGAARLRLPGGDLLRVTFAAKSGHPYFPVARLMLERGVVASPSEATADALRSWLEGLAPQDRRAALGRNPSYIFFREAPVDDPTLGPIAAAGVALTAGRSLAVDRSQITFHAPVFVEADLAAGPFRRLMVAQDTGSAIIGPARGDIFFGSGEAAFALAARVRDTARFTLLVPRET, encoded by the coding sequence TTGGCCGACGTCTTCTCCGCCGCCCGCCTCGTCGCGGTTGACTTCATCGATCTTCCCGGCTGGGCCGACGACGACCACGCCGCCGCTTTCGCGGCCTTTCGCCGTTCGGCGATCCGGCTTGCCGCCAAGTCCCCGACGACGAAGGAGCTTGGCCCGGATAGTGCGGCGTTGGTCCGGGAAGGGAAGGCAGCGATCGCTCTCGGGGAGGGCATCGAGCAGGCAGAGGCCCGTACCTTTTTCGAAACGCACTTCCGGCCTTTCCGCGTCGAGCCTAACTCGGGGGAAGGGTTCGTGACCGGGTTCTTCGAGCCCGAAGTGGACGCGCGCCTTCAGCCTTCGCTCGCTTTCCCGGTCCCGCTTCTCGCGCCGCCCCGCGGTCTGCGCGAAATCGGCGCCGATGACGACCGACGCAACCTCGATCCGACGCTGACCTGGGCACTTGAGGACGAACAGGGGCGCCTCGCCGCCTGTCCCAACCGCAGGGCAATCATGGCTGGCGTTCTGGACGGCCGGGCGCGCCCGATCGCCTACGTGGGGAGTGCCGTCGAGGCCTTTTTCATTCACGTGCAGGGCGCGGCGCGGCTTCGTCTGCCAGGTGGCGATCTTCTGAGAGTCACCTTCGCGGCGAAAAGCGGTCATCCCTACTTTCCAGTGGCGCGCCTGATGCTCGAACGCGGCGTCGTGGCGAGCCCGTCCGAAGCCACCGCCGATGCGCTGCGCTCGTGGCTCGAAGGACTGGCTCCACAGGACAGGCGAGCGGCGCTCGGCCGCAATCCATCCTATATCTTTTTCCGCGAGGCACCCGTCGACGATCCCACCCTTGGTCCAATCGCCGCGGCGGGCGTGGCGCTGACGGCAGGCCGATCGCTGGCCGTCGATCGTTCGCAGATCACCTTTCACGCGCCAGTGTTCGTCGAGGCCGATCTTGCCGCCGGACCGTTCCGCCGCCTGATGGTGGCGCAGGACACCGGTTCAGCAATCATCGGACCGGCGCGCGGCGACATTTTCTTCGGTTCGGGCGAAGCCGCCTTTGCGCTGGCGGCCCGGGTGCGCGACACCGCCCGCTTCACCCTGCTTGTGCCGCGGGAGACCTGA
- a CDS encoding Tim44/TimA family putative adaptor protein, which produces MNAFLDLTSLIFLVIAVVIFWRLRSVLGTRTGNEKPPFDPFAGRKAEIEPPSAGDNVVTLPREGRPDPREAMLARIDEAVPDGSANAGLKAIAAADRNFDLDGFMSGASAAYEMIVSAFAAGDRAALKPLLSREVFDGFSGVITEREGRGEKIDFTFVGIDEANVVDAGLEGGIAQVTVRFSSQLISVTRGRDGSVVEGDPQKVAEVTDVWTFAREARSSDPNWKLVATDAGG; this is translated from the coding sequence ATGAACGCCTTCCTCGATCTCACCAGCCTCATCTTCCTCGTGATCGCCGTCGTCATCTTCTGGCGTCTCAGAAGCGTGCTCGGCACGCGTACCGGCAACGAAAAGCCGCCGTTCGATCCGTTCGCCGGCCGCAAGGCGGAAATCGAGCCGCCGTCGGCGGGCGACAACGTGGTGACCCTGCCGCGCGAAGGCCGGCCCGACCCGCGCGAGGCAATGCTCGCCCGCATCGATGAGGCGGTCCCCGATGGCAGCGCCAACGCCGGGCTGAAGGCGATCGCCGCAGCCGACCGAAACTTCGACCTCGACGGTTTCATGAGCGGCGCCAGCGCTGCGTATGAAATGATCGTCTCGGCCTTTGCCGCCGGTGACCGGGCGGCGCTGAAGCCGTTGTTGTCGCGCGAGGTTTTCGACGGCTTCTCCGGGGTGATCACCGAGCGCGAGGGGCGTGGCGAAAAGATCGATTTCACCTTCGTCGGAATCGACGAGGCGAACGTGGTCGATGCCGGGCTTGAAGGCGGCATCGCACAGGTGACGGTCCGTTTCTCCTCACAGCTCATTTCCGTCACTCGCGGGCGCGATGGCTCGGTTGTCGAAGGCGATCCGCAAAAGGTGGCCGAAGTGACAGATGTCTGGACTTTTGCGCGCGAGGCCAGATCGTCGGATCCAAACTGGAAACTCGTCGCTACCGACGCCGGGGGCTGA
- a CDS encoding FxsA family protein, with protein sequence MTEQTDETGIAMRLSPYLPLLLIAWPIAEIATFVWVGGYLGVINTVGLVLLAAFGGLALFRYAGFGLLRRVQAELSGGRMPAGTLLEGLIVLIAGVLLILPGFLSDVLALLLLFAPVRRFIITVIAARLTVSTVSSGYGRRKEDGVVDLDEDEWESRGGGSSPWSDRPPLSPPDRDGDRS encoded by the coding sequence ATGACCGAACAAACCGATGAAACCGGGATCGCCATGCGCCTTTCGCCCTATCTGCCTCTTCTTCTCATTGCCTGGCCGATCGCCGAGATCGCGACGTTCGTCTGGGTGGGCGGCTATCTCGGCGTCATCAACACCGTTGGCCTTGTCCTGCTCGCGGCCTTTGGCGGCTTGGCGCTGTTTCGCTATGCCGGGTTTGGTCTCCTGCGCCGTGTGCAGGCCGAGCTTTCGGGCGGCCGCATGCCGGCCGGTACGCTGCTGGAGGGCCTTATCGTTCTTATCGCCGGCGTGCTGTTGATTCTGCCGGGATTCCTGTCCGATGTGCTGGCGTTGCTGCTGCTGTTCGCTCCCGTCCGGCGATTCATCATAACGGTGATCGCCGCCCGGCTTACTGTATCGACCGTTTCATCGGGCTACGGCCGTCGGAAAGAGGACGGCGTCGTCGACCTTGATGAAGACGAATGGGAAAGTCGCGGTGGCGGCAGCTCGCCGTGGTCGGATCGCCCACCCCTCTCGCCGCCCGATCGCGACGGCGATCGGTCTTGA
- the secB gene encoding protein-export chaperone SecB, translating to MSSVQPENGAAEAQPSMSVVAQYVKDLSFENPKAPDSLRARENAPQISIGVNVNSRQRSQSDYEIELHLEAKAALGEEVFFNVELTYGGLITVQNVPAQHLHPYVNIEGPRLLFPFARQIIADAVIRGGFPPLLIDPIDFVALYQQYLSRLQQMQQQQGAAAN from the coding sequence ATGAGTTCGGTTCAGCCCGAGAATGGGGCCGCTGAAGCCCAGCCGTCGATGAGCGTCGTCGCCCAGTACGTCAAGGATCTGTCCTTCGAAAACCCGAAGGCGCCCGACAGCCTCAGGGCTCGCGAGAATGCGCCGCAGATTTCCATCGGCGTCAACGTCAACTCGCGCCAGCGCAGCCAGAGCGACTATGAGATCGAGCTGCATCTCGAAGCCAAGGCGGCGCTCGGCGAGGAAGTGTTCTTCAACGTCGAGCTGACCTACGGCGGTCTCATCACGGTGCAGAACGTTCCGGCCCAGCACCTTCACCCCTACGTCAATATCGAGGGTCCGCGCCTTCTGTTCCCGTTTGCGCGCCAGATCATCGCCGACGCCGTCATCCGCGGTGGCTTCCCCCCGCTCCTGATCGACCCGATCGACTTCGTCGCCCTTTACCAGCAGTATCTCTCGCGGCTTCAGCAGATGCAGCAGCAGCAGGGTGCTGCCGCCAACTGA
- a CDS encoding carbon-nitrogen hydrolase family protein, giving the protein MRLAALQMQSRSSDPAANLERIDRAAAEAAAGGARLLITPELGLVGYGAGPDLPLLAEPADGPLAEGLATIARRHALAIVAGFAERDGDAVYNSALFVSADQRVVYRKSHLYGSYEKRWFHAAPPSAVLVRHDGLTLGLLICYDVEFPENVRRLAQVGADAVLVPTALPAGGSGEFIAAHMIAVRAFENQIFVAYVDNCGSDGDFAYAGLSRIAAPDGTILAAPHDRDEALLFANLEPAAYTRSRAENTYLSDLKALGPAA; this is encoded by the coding sequence ATGCGTCTCGCCGCCCTACAGATGCAGTCCCGTTCATCCGACCCGGCCGCAAATCTCGAGCGGATCGACAGAGCCGCCGCTGAGGCTGCGGCCGGCGGAGCCCGTCTCCTGATAACGCCAGAACTCGGCCTCGTCGGTTACGGCGCGGGACCCGATCTGCCACTTCTGGCGGAGCCGGCGGATGGACCACTTGCCGAAGGCCTCGCGACGATAGCCCGTCGGCACGCACTGGCCATCGTTGCCGGTTTTGCCGAACGCGATGGCGATGCCGTATACAACAGCGCCCTGTTCGTTTCGGCCGATCAACGGGTGGTCTATCGAAAGAGCCACCTGTACGGCTCCTATGAGAAGCGCTGGTTTCACGCCGCGCCGCCTTCGGCGGTTCTCGTCCGCCACGACGGGCTGACCCTCGGCCTGCTGATCTGCTACGATGTGGAGTTTCCGGAAAACGTCCGGCGTCTCGCCCAGGTCGGGGCCGATGCGGTGCTGGTGCCGACGGCCTTGCCGGCAGGCGGATCGGGCGAATTCATCGCCGCCCACATGATCGCCGTTCGCGCCTTCGAGAACCAGATATTCGTCGCCTATGTCGACAACTGCGGCAGCGATGGCGATTTCGCTTATGCCGGCCTTTCCCGCATCGCCGCGCCGGACGGCACCATTCTTGCAGCTCCTCACGACCGGGATGAGGCACTGCTTTTCGCCAACCTCGAGCCGGCGGCCTATACCCGGTCGCGCGCCGAAAACACCTATCTCTCCGACCTCAAGGCCTTAGGGCCAGCGGCCTGA